The segment TGTTAAAATTTATTAACTTATGCAAGCTAAATGTGCAGGAGAATTTGACATGGGCAAATtgtgctgtgttctgtgcacCTTGTCTCTACAAAAAACCTTGCTTCTGATGCCTGAGCAAAGAGAGACTAGTGCTGGTTTCATGGGTTTGAAGTGTTGGGGGACTTTTGTTGTTATTtaatctctttcttttcaatATTCTGAGGAGGGTTTCAGTGGTGCCTTAGTTAAAGcatgtttaaaaacaaaggtATTCTTCTGCATCTCTGCCACATAGTTACATCATACTGCATTTTCAGTGAAGTTGGTGAAAAGCTATTGGAGACTCAAGTGTTTACAATTGTGCTCGGTTCCTGTGTGACAAAACAGGTTGCCTGTAGTTTGGCTTGTTGTTACTTAAAGTTTGACACATGATGCCAAGCCACATACTGATGCATTTTGGTACAGTGCGTCTCTGTGTAAACATCTCCAGCGTCTTCCCCTCATTCAGTCGGATTGTTTAGGTGTCTTTTGTCACTGGCtaaggggaaaagagagacagagaaaggtGAAGTAGCCTTTTAGGAGTAACACAAAAACTGTATAGTAATCCTGGCTATGGAATCCTGAaattcttttcccttctccaaaTTAATTCCCAGAGTAGGTTCAAACTTTTCTGTAGGTGACCTGAAGGCCACTGGTAGATCCCCACATGAGCTCCACCATCTGTTCTCTGATTACTATCATCTGATTTTTAGGGTTGACCTTGTGGTTCACTCCCTGAAGGACCTGCCAACTTCTCTTCCTCCTGGCTTTACGATCGGTGCTGTCTGCAAGTAAGTGTGGACATGAGACTTCATTCTCTTGAGAGTCTTGCATTTTATAGTGTTGGTAAAGGAGAGCAAAGGCAGTGTAGGTCCTGTGGTTGGTCTCCAAACCGGTGGAAGCTCTAGTGGAACTCTAGGGCTGCCCTAGTGTTCCTTAGCTGGCAGGTGTGCTAAAAATTCTTGCTTGTACAGTGATGATGAAGTATTTTGGAGCCAGAGGTAGTTCTTCCAGGAAATGATAGCAGAACGGTTGACCTTACCAGCCTTCCCTTAAATGATGTGTCAGGCATTCTGCACTTGCATTATTttgcagaagggaaaatccaCTTGACGCTGTTGTCTTTCATCCCAAAAACTGCGGAAAAACACTGAGCCTCCTTCCTGAAAAGAGGTGAgtgggagaagaaggggaaCACAGGTGTAAAAATAGAAGGGGTCAGTTGGTTGATATTTTCCATTGGCAAGTCAGTCAGCTCATTGCTTTATCCTGCAGTGGTTTTTACACTGCCTTTTGTGAGCATTCCACAGACATTAACTTGGACCCACTTGCTAGAAAAAGTAACACTGTCTCACAGGAGTGAGGTTCATCTCTCAAGCCACCCTTTAGTGGCAATGCTTTCTCAAGTTAGCACCTTTCTTGCCATGATCTCTTGAGTGAATTCCCGCTCCTTGGTATTCCGCTTACTGCTAGGGAATGCATACAAGGCAGACAGGCTGTCTGGTGCAGAATTTTGGCTTTCATGGACCTGAACTGTGCTTCAGTTCTCACTCAGCCTCTTCTGATTTCTTCGTTGTTTTTGGCATCACTTTCTTGTGGTTTCTCCATTTTTAATGACCTGTCTTTCAGTAGAGATTATTGGAATCCTTTGTCTGAGACAGATAAGTGAAATTACTCAGATTAAGGTATCTATTAGAAAGATACTTTTTTATATATGAAAGTGAAAGAAATAAACTAGCCATGACACAAAGACTTGTGTTTCTGTGCATTTGGATAGCAGGAAAATCACATCTGGCTTAGGGTTCAGGTTTCcagaaggaagaagcagaagagcaCATACTGATTTCTTCAGTCTCATGACCAGAGACAGGACTCAAAGAAACTGCATGAAGCTGaatcaggggaggtttaggttgaaTATTGAGAAAAGGTTCATCACCCAGAGAATGTTTCAACACTGGGACCACTtcctcagggaagtggtcacagcgccaagcctgacagaggtcACAGAGTATTTGGACAACTCTCTTGGGCACATGGTGGGATTCTTGGGGTGTGCTGCACAGGGCTAGGAGTTGGAACTCAGTGATCCTGATGGATTCCTTCCAAATCAGCATATaatatgattctatgaaaagaAGTGAACAGCATATATCTCGAGAAAGGAAATGCCCACACTTGCAGTTTTCTGTGGTTTCCAGTTATATACTAAAAGGTCCTCTGCTTAATGCATTTCTCTCTTTGATGAAGTTCCTCTATTTTAGTCACTTCATCACTTAGTTGTCTGGCTTTGTCTAGTTCATTTTGGGGCAGTGGAgtcttttttctgtgaaaaatattgTCTTTCAATGATGTTTCATCAGTCCTTGACAGTGGCTAGGGAGTGCTCATCAGAAGCATATCCTGTAAATTGCCTCCTTGGGAGTTGCTTCAGACGTGCTTTGTGCTAAACTTCACAGagtggttttctttcttctaagGAGATACAAATCATTGACTGGTTTTTTGATCTTCAtttcaactaaaaaaaaaaaaggttaccATTTGTTTCCTTGAATCTTCTGTCCTATATGTGGCTGGAGGTAACTGTTAGGAGTGTTCTGGATTTCAGTGAGTATATTTTTCCCTGCAGTGTGATTGGAACCAGTTCACTTcggagagcagctcagctcaaGAAGAAGTTCCCTCATTTAGAATTCAGGGATATTGTATCCTTTCCTGGAAAGCCGCGGGAGCTGGGTAAAGCTGCAAACAGGAAAGTACAACTTTGTGTAAAATCCAGATTCGAGGCTGATTTGTGCGACTTGACTTCAAAGAGCAAACTCCTTCTTCAAAGGCTGTTCTCCACTACCCTGTTCTGAGGGGGATATAGCTCTGTAGCCATTCTGTCCTCTGCTTCTCGTGAGGCTGTGAAGAAGCAGCCAGCCTTGATCTAGCTGGGGGTTCAGCATAGAGATGAATTGTATGTTTTGCAGTGTTTGAAAAACTGCATGATGGTGCCTTCCATGTGTTTGTCACAGGCACGTGACCAAATGTTGCTGGGTTTCCAGTAACCCTGGATGCTGTTTGGACCACTCATTCTGTTAAGGATGGCTGACCTGCTAAGAAAAGGCATTGTTACTTCAGTCCTAGGAGCAGAGTTCTTTGCAGTGCAGAAGGAGTTAGGTGCTAATAGTGTACTTCAATGGTGTACGTATCTTTGTAGAATCAGCGCTTGAATTAATATTCCATAATACTTGGCAGAATTCTATTTTAAGAAACAATTGTGCATATTTAACACTTTCAGGATGTACTGACATTCTCATTTGGAGACTGTTGGATTCTGTACAGTCTGTAAAGACTCAGTTGGTTGTAGGACTGTTTTCTGGCTGTTTCTATGCTTGCTTAATCACTTCTACAGAGAGGAAACTTAAATACCCGTTTAAAGAAGCTAGATGAGAAGGAAGACTTCAGTGCCAtcatcctggctgctgctgggctgaagAGAATGGGCTGGGAAAATCGCATTGGCCAGGTGAGgtgcagcaaagcagaaaataccATTCTCTGATGAAACACCAACTGTTTGCCTTTCAGACCTTGTGATTGTCCTATCCAAGATAGGCATGCAATCTCCTGACTCCGTTGCCATGTTAGCTTTGATTTGAGGCACTTCTGGAAGGagtggttgggttttttggttggttgctttttttttcatgcgGAAATTTTTCATGTTCAACTTTGCACGGTTCGGTAACAGTTTGTAATCTAGTTGTCTCATAGCACTTCACAGCACTTGTGTCTAGCAACGCAGCAGTGTGCAAGGTTGAGATTTTAGTGATTAGCTAATTCACAAAGTGTTCTACTTCAGTTGATGGAAAGTGCGTTATCTCACTTTTGTGGTGGAAACACTGAGGCATGGGAAGGGAGAGGTGATATTTCTTTGGTCTGACATGAAATCAGTTCATATTAGAGACAGGAATCTGGCTATCTGGCTCTTGTTTTCTATATTGTGAATAGTGCAACTTGAATTAACTCTTGATTTTACTTTCTTCCAGCTCCTAGGCCCTGAAGATTGTCTGTATGCTGTTGGACAGGTACTTTACAACTTTTGTTTCTTAAAGGGCACTGAAAGCCAGCAGCAATATGATATTAGTTAACTGCGATGAAGACTTCTCGCATCTTGGTTGTCAGAAAAGTACTTTGATCTCTTTTCTTGGCTGTTAAACTGCTTGAGGCACAACTTGATAGGAGACTGGAAGTCTGCTCTTCTACCCAGTGTGTTAGGGGCTGGTTCCTATCAGTAATAGAAAAAACAGTAAATGGGAAAGGTAAATCCATGCGGGATTTGCACATTACTACAGTGGGGCAACACGGCAGATATGGGGCAGGTTCTGGCAGGGTCAGTATGACGCTCCATCAGGATAACTGTGCAAAGCCACTGCAGTGTCTTTGGTCTGTGATGCTCCCTCCTTTGTGCATGATGTCCTGACTCCTGCAGGGTGGAGCTGAAACACCTGTCTTGGAGCACATTCTTAGTGCTCCTGTTTTTGGGTGGGCGGACTGTTCTAGTGCATGCTGGCTGCGTGGCTGAGGTTATGCAGCTAGTATCAACTTGGTAAACTGCAGCTGGTGATCTGTTAGTGATTGTAAGTGACAAATCTGCACATTCAGTCTGAAAAAGTGATTTTGATCATGCATTTGTCAAGTACCTGCAGAGTTCTAGAATGGTTTGAGGTGGCAGCATGATCTTTTAACACTTGCCTGAATAAGTCCTGATCCTCTGTTTATAGCAGCTACTGTAGGATGACCATGCACCCAGCGGAGTGTATCATAATTCATTTCTGTGAGCATTGTTTTTCCCTTAGTGAAAAGGGTCTGAGCCTCTGAGTTCTGTTTCATGATCAATGCTGATGTATGTAGTTGAAGAATTATATTTTGTTGTGTGTTTCTTCTTCTAGGGTGCCTTAGCAGTGGAAGTTCGTGCCAAAGACCAAGAGATACTGAATATGGTATCTGCCCTACAAGATGCAGACACTGTGTTGTGCTGCATTGCTGAGAGAGCCTTTATGAAGCATTTGGTAGGTCTGGCACCattcctctgcctgcagcagtaAATACTGATCTGCTAGTTGACTTGATGCCATAATATGGGAAATCTGTTACACTTCTCTAAAACTGCAGAGTACTTCTGAATCGAAAAGGGCCAGAAGAGTGATGGGCAGGGTTGTGTGCAGCCTAAACTTTTCAGAGGCCTCTGCTTTGAATGTGTTGGGTAGGAGCCTCAGTGTCAGCTGCTTTGTGTTTTAGGAGGGTGGATGTAGCGTCCCTGTTGCTGTCAACACCCTGCTGAAGGATGGCCAGGTGAGGAGTACATTGTATTTTTCATTGATTATTTCTGAAAAGCGCCAAGTGTGTGCACGTTTCTGTATCTTTTCCTGAAGCTAATTTCAGCAGGTAGATACCttttatactatatatattGGTATACTGTATAGCCAGTTAGGGCAGACAGTCTCCTGACTTGACCCTTCTGTGTTTGTGTCCAAAGCAGGAGTACAACCATGGGTCTGGCTACTGAAGCTGTCTTTCAGAAAATTCCCTTATAATATATACCAGATTCTCCCCTCCACCCCTCTGCTTATTTCCTACTGTCCTGAGGTCTGAAAGTATTGCTTTTGACCCTACCAAACCTATTTTTATACAGTGGAATGTGATTAAGGAGGTGGGAAACTAGAAAAAAACTTCAGCCTTTTCCTTGAGAAGTCACATTTTCCCTAACAGGGATTACTTTTCTTTATATTTGTATTGTACTGCTATTCACGCTGATCCCACTGCATGACAAAAGCCCTTCCCAATGATGACGGACTTAGCTTTGTAtattgggtgggtttttttaaagagggGGTAGTTGGCTGCCTGTTTGTTTGTTAATGTGGTAATAATCCATTCTATATATTTTTCCAAGTTGTATTTGACAGGAGCAGTCTACAGCTTGGATGGATCTGATAGCCTGAAGGAGACCATGCAGACTGGTGTTAGTTATCCCCATCAGGTACATGAATCATGTGGCTTCAAAATTCAAACCTGAAGCTAAATGACAAAAACTGGGCCTTTAGAAATAGATTATATTTGGTCTGGTTTCTTGTAACCTGTAACAGCACACTGTTCTTGAGGCTCTTCAAACAGTTTTACCCTGTTTCATGGGTGTCTTAATTCCTTGCCCACTGTTCTCCTGCTGCCTTACTTTGAGGCGTTTATATTTGCAGAATGAAGACGGACCGAATGACGACGTGCAGCATGTTGGCATCACAGCCAAGAACGTTCCTGGTCGGGCCCAGGAAGCTGCAGAGAACCTGGGTGTTGAACTAGCTAGTTTACTTCTGAGCAAGGGAGCAAAGCATATCCTTAGCGTGGCAAGGCAGCTCAATGATGCCCGCTGAACCTGCGGTGTTGCCAACAGGAGTGCTACAACTCTGCAGCTACATCGTGATCCTCTGGAGGGATTTATTTCAACATTCACACCAGTCTTACCTGATGTTTGggtgcaaaaaacctgaaatatgAAGTTAACTTGAGTAGTTTCTGCTCTTCAGAGTTTTCACCCCTCTCCACATTTCTCTAAACTGTTAAGCATCTCCATGAAGTATTGTCAACAACTTTTGTAGCTAgagagctgaaagaaaaaattaaaaataaaataaaagcctttAAGTGTTCAGTTCCATTTAGGAGCAAAGTGACCATTGGGTTATAATCGGATACACAACTGTGCTGGTACTAAAATGCTGTACTGTGCTGAGTGCTTTTGGGAGGCATTATTTGGGCCTTTTCACTCACTGGATCACTGAAGGCTCCCATTAGGTTCCTGACACCATGTTCCTTATAGTAAAGTAGCAGAGATGCTACATTCATCCTTGGCCTTAGTGAAGGTAAATTGAGTTATTGGGTAGATGCACCTGATACACTAGGCAATTGGCTAGTATTAGATACTATGTGTATGTATATTAGCTATACTAGCTGGATTGGCTAGTATTAAATGAGGGGGCGGACAGCCATTTTGATTTCCCTTGTATGTTTGTGCACAAGTCATGAGAGCCAGTTAGCTAGACTTGCCGGTGAAGGGGGAGCTGAAGCAGAAGCCCGAATTCCAGATACTGTCGCTTCCTGCGCTTGGCTACTAGGTCAGCACCCTCTGAGCAGGGTTTGATTGTTACAGTGTCTTGCAGAAACACTGTAACGGCACCGTGTTGGGGTGCTGTTTCGTAAATAATGCAGTTTTGTAGTTTTATTTTCTAGGCAACGTCCACTGAATGTACCAGAGGTAGGTAAGAGTTAAAATAACGGGTCCTTACGGAGCAGCTCTCACGCTCAGTTTTTGACTGGTCCCGGGCCGCTTCTCTCCTCCCCGCCCCCCGCTGCCACAGCCGGCCACGCCTCTcgtccccttccctcctccgCGGATCGCAGCTCTCCCGGTGAGCAATGGGGTGGCCCTGAAAAGGGCCTTTGAGTTGGGCCGGGAGGGCCGGCCTGCTTAGTACTCCTGCGACTGCTGCCCACTGCCCCTCTTGCTGGTCTTCTTGGGCAGCAGAACGGCCTGAATATTGGGCAGGACGCCGCCCTGCGCGATGGTAACGCCGCCCAACAGCTTGTTGAGCTCCTCGTCGTTGCGCACCGCTAGTTGCAGGTGACGGGGGATGATGCGCGTCTTCTTGTTGTCGCGTGCCGCGTTGCCCGCGAGCTCCAGGATCTCAGCGGTCAGGTACTCGAGCACGGCCGCCAGATAGACGGGCGCACCAGCTCCCACCCGCTCCGCGTAGTGCCCGCGCCGCAGCAGTCGGTGAACGCGCCCCACCGGGAACTGCAGCCCAGCCCGGGACGAGCGAGACTTGGCCTTAGCACGGGCCTTACCGCCGCTCTTGCCACGGCCAGACATGGCGTCTCACTCCGCTGCTGAACCGATACGACTGGAAGTAGCGCGCCCAGCATTTTTATAACCTCCCGCCAAGTAGAGTCCAGCTCATTGGACAGCGCCACTGTCCCTAGCTATTGGTGCGTTTGCCGAAAGAAGCTTTTTGCTGACTGGTCGCTTGTGTGATACCAGCGCGTTTGCTCTGAATGTGTTGGGCGGGGTCCGACCAATCAGCGAGCGAGGCGCCAAATTTAAACCACGCCCAGGTTATCGGTGGGGCCCTTTCGCCGGCCCAGCGAGATGCGCGGTGCCGGCCCGCCCACTGCGGGGGGAGACCAATCCCACAGAGCGCTTCGTGCCGCCTGGCCAGGTGCACAGTGCTTTATGAGGGCTGGAGTCAGTCCCTGGGCCTGGCTTTCACCCAGAGCGAGGTAGAGGGGCTCCCCGCGTGCCTACAGACTGAGAGGCATCCCTGTCTGTAGGGCCATTTGCGTTAGGGCGGCACATTGGGGGAAGAGCAGTTAGGGATGTGAAAAAGCCTACCATGAGATCCTTTTCAGGGAATTCTGGGAATGTGTGAGATATGAGTTCCTAATATGGGTATATTAAGAGAAGCACCAAAGGAGAGTGAGGAGTCAAAGTggatgaggaggaaaaaaacccatggaaacactgaaggaaaaataaaagtgaaggAAGTggtaatgttttaaaatgttgctGATCAGTAAGAATTATCTCTGCAGTCTGTGCTGTCTTACTTAACCCATATGTTATGtatggtttttttcccccagagtgAGCAGACTATGCTGTGTGCCTCTGGAGGTCTAAGTGCCAGCAACTGATGTTAGGACACAGATCAGAGCAGCCAGTGGTTCCAGCAAATGGAAAGACTTCAGCACATGCAAGGAGGGGCCAGGGCTAGGTGGAATGCAAGCGCGTGTGATCCCTAGCGAAGGAGCCAGACTACAGAGCAAGTAGGAGAATGGGCTTTGGAGCCCACGACCAGGTATGGGAGAGATCAGGGTCAGCAGGATGCTTACTGGAGGTAGGGCTGAGCCAGTTTACTGGGAAAAATGGATTGGCTGCCTGAGAAATACCTATTGGAAGGCCACATTCCTAGATGAGCTAGCAGGGAGATTAATTTCTCTGTTCATACGCCCTGATGCCAGGAAATCCAGCAACTGGTTACTGGACAGACTGTTTAAGGCCAGGTACTGAATGATTTCATGatgtttgtgtgtatgtgttaaTGAATGTACTGTATTAGCATACTTACAAACTGATTggctggagaggaggaagaggattcAGGCACTCATACCATTCGTACGTGAATgctgtgtgttttctgtgttgatCAGTGCTGCTGGACACAGGCATTTTTGCCTTCTGGTAATATATTCCAATGTTACTAGCTGGACTTGGGTGTGGGGAGGTCCGTTGCCCTTGCATCTATTGGTGTACTGGGCCTGGCAATTTCTTCTCTTAGCCACCTCAGCATTCCTGTTTCTGCTGTTGCATTATTTCACTTTCACTACCGCTGCACTTGCAAAGACTATAACCTGGTACTCCAATGCCTGTGCTATGTTTTTCTGTCAGGTAGGTAGCAATTCTGTGTTGAACTATGGTGCTAAATACTGCTCTATAAATAATTGTTTGTATTTGAAGAAAAGGGACTGGCAGTTAGCAGTTATAGTTCCGCATTAATAAAAGGACCTTACTGATGCCCTGTTAAAACAAGGACATAGTGATCCTTACTCTGCTAGTCTGTTTCAGGCATGTCCTCTTCCAGGGAGGAAGGCAGACTATAAAGGTATTCAGAATTAAAAGCTTATCAGCAGGAACATTCCCAGTAGCCATAAAAAAAGAGGGAGTGTCCACTGCAGAAATGATCAGCTGCCTAACAGGGTAGAAAGCTAGAGATGGATCACACAACCTAGTTTCACTGCATGTCAATGTTGTCAAGGCAAACCACTGCAGGGGAAAGGGTACcatgaattattttattcttggaGCACTCTTAGTTTTGAGTACGGGTTATAACATGTCATTCTGTGTCCATGGACCAAAAACAGGATTGGAGAAGCCAGGAATGGAGTCTGGTTTACTTATTCTGCTCACAGAAATTAAAGTTGCTGTTTTCTCTCTTGGTGAACAGTAGTCTTTGTTAGACGTACAGAGATTCCACCTTTCCCACTTTCCCTAAGTGCTATCATTTGCTTCCCTTCTAAAAGGTATTCCTAGTAACAATGATGTCCGAGTAGTAGTGAATCTTTTCTATCACAGAATTGGACAAAAGCCTTTGGTGCACAAAGAACATCCCGGTTCAAAACTAGCCCACGCAAAGCAGTTGCTTGTGTTTTGACAGGTATTCTGAGGTTCCCAGAGGGTGGGAGCAACATCAGTTCAATCATCAGTTGGTCAAGCAACTGGATAAAATGGACTGCCAGGTAGAACTCTTTCCCTCACTCC is part of the Ammospiza caudacuta isolate bAmmCau1 chromosome 23, bAmmCau1.pri, whole genome shotgun sequence genome and harbors:
- the HMBS gene encoding porphobilinogen deaminase — translated: MAEPGAAAVGLGRAESGGGADGAGAGPLLPREENGVDGRAIRVGTRRSQLARIQTDSVVTMLRELYPDLHFEIVAMSTTGDKILDTALSKIGEKSLFTKELENALERNEVDLVVHSLKDLPTSLPPGFTIGAVCKRENPLDAVVFHPKNCGKTLSLLPEKSVIGTSSLRRAAQLKKKFPHLEFRDIRGNLNTRLKKLDEKEDFSAIILAAAGLKRMGWENRIGQLLGPEDCLYAVGQGALAVEVRAKDQEILNMVSALQDADTVLCCIAERAFMKHLEGGCSVPVAVNTLLKDGQLYLTGAVYSLDGSDSLKETMQTGVSYPHQNEDGPNDDVQHVGITAKNVPGRAQEAAENLGVELASLLLSKGAKHILSVARQLNDAR
- the LOC131567504 gene encoding histone H2A, which codes for MSGRGKSGGKARAKAKSRSSRAGLQFPVGRVHRLLRRGHYAERVGAGAPVYLAAVLEYLTAEILELAGNAARDNKKTRIIPRHLQLAVRNDEELNKLLGGVTIAQGGVLPNIQAVLLPKKTSKRGSGQQSQEY